The Gloeocapsa sp. DLM2.Bin57 DNA window GTTATCAAGTCAAAAGTAATTTAGTCCTACCTATAGTCCATCAGGAAAAACTTTGGGGGTTATTAATCGCTCATCAATGTCGAGAAATACGCCAATGGGAGAACCAAGAAGTAACTCTACTTAGTCAATTAGCGACACAAATAGCGATCGCTATTCATCAAGGAGAACTCTACCAAGAACTACATAAGGTAAATTTTAGACTACAAAAACTCTCTATCATTGATGGATTGACTCAAGTAGCTAATCGTCGTCGCTTTGATGAGTATCTTCAAGAACAATGGTATCGTCTCATGCGCTCAGAAGACGAACTATCAGTAATTCTCTGTGATGTGGACTTCTTTAAACAATACAATGATACATACGGACATCAAGCAGGAGACCAATGTTTACAAGCAATTGCTCAGACTCTCTCAGAAAACCTCAAAAGACCTGACGATTTAGTAGCGCGTTATGGGGGAGAAGAATTCGCCTTGATTCTCCCCAATACATCTTTACAAGGAAGTTTTAACCTCGCCGAAAAGATCCGAGAACTAGTTAAAACCCTAGCTACACCCCATAGTAAATCACCACATCAAATGGTCACTATCAGCTTAGGAGTAGCTACTGTCATACCTCTAGCTTCCCTATCTCCCCAAGTGTTGATCGAACAAGCAGATCAAGCCTTATACAGGGCTAAAGCCCAAGGGCGCGATCGCACTTGTCAAATTAATTAAACCAAGCATCCCGCCATTGTTGCATCTGCTCAATTTCTGCTTGTTGAGAGGAGATAATCTCCTGTGATAATTGTTGAATTTCGGTTCGTTGAGACTTAGCCAAAGCGTCTTGTGCCATAACTAAAGCCCCCTCATGGTGAGGAATCATCGCGTCAATAAAGCGTAAATCAAACTCCTCATCACCAGGACCTAAATCAACGTCCATACGCATCATGGCTATTTGATCATCACTCATCGCCATCATGTGATTCATTCCTGAATGCCAAGCTTGGAGTTCCCTTGGTGCTTGAGGATACCACTGAGCCCGCCATTGTTGTAATTGCGCGATTTCTAGCTCTTGTGCGGTGATAATTTCTTGGGCTAATTGTCTGATTTCTGCCCGTTGAGAGTTAGCTAAAGCGTCTTGGGCCATAACTAAAGCCCCCTCATGATGTACAATCATCCCATCAATAAAGCGTAAATCATAATCAGCATCCGCAGGACCTAAGTCCATGTCATGTACCAGATCATGGTGATGTTGATGATTAACCGCTATTTTAGTTATCTCTGGTAGGGGAGTAAAAGCCATTAATAATCCCCCAGTGGTTACAACAATGATCATTCCACCCAATCGAGACAATAACCTAGTTTTCTTTTTCATTTATTTTACCCTGTCTATTTGTTATACTTAGTTTGGCTAGGTTAACATAAAATCCCTCTATGTCTTCTCCCAAACAAGACGAACCAGATTTAGGACAGGCGATCGCCACAGTAGAAGCATCTCTGAGTCAACTTAAACAACGCTATCAGCAAGTAGAAAGAGATCAAAAACGTCAACAACAACTCAAAGAATTAAAACAAGAGTTAAAGCAACAAGCTAAAGCTAATAACACTGAAGGGATTATTAGGGCTGAACTTAAACATATTGAAGAGGAAATTATTAACTTAGAGTTAAACCTCGAAAGTCGTCTCTGGAATTGGAAAGAATTACAAGAACCTTTTTGGCAAGCAGTACGCTATACTGGTTTAGGTATTATTATTGGTTGGATTTTAAGATTATTTAGTAGTTAAGTTAAGATTTATGAGTATTATTATACCTGATGGTATCCCTAATCATCTTTTTTGATAACGAGAGATAAATTATGCCCTCAGAAATTTTAGACTACTTATGTAATTTAGCAATTCCCCGTCATCCCCTTCTAAATCCTCTAGGTTATATGACAGTTAAAAGGTATATTCTAGAGCAATTTTCCTTACTAGGACAACCAGAAGAATTTCACTTTACTGAACCTGCAACCCCACCAGGTTGTAATATTATCCTTAAATTTCCTGGTCAAAACCCTCAATTACCACCTCTATTAATTGGCGCACACTATGACGGTGTACCCAATACTGCTGCAGCTGATGATAATGCTAGTGCGGTTGCAGCCTTATTGATTTTAGCTAAATATCTACATCAAAAGCAACTAAATAGGTCAATATGGTTAGTCGCTTTTGACATGGAAGAATGGGGTATGTGTGGA harbors:
- a CDS encoding DUF305 domain-containing protein, with protein sequence MKKKTRLLSRLGGMIIVVTTGGLLMAFTPLPEITKIAVNHQHHHDLVHDMDLGPADADYDLRFIDGMIVHHEGALVMAQDALANSQRAEIRQLAQEIITAQELEIAQLQQWRAQWYPQAPRELQAWHSGMNHMMAMSDDQIAMMRMDVDLGPGDEEFDLRFIDAMIPHHEGALVMAQDALAKSQRTEIQQLSQEIISSQQAEIEQMQQWRDAWFN